One genomic window of Actinomycetes bacterium includes the following:
- a CDS encoding ferredoxin has translation MSTTLRVEWTTCTAHGLCAELLPERVRLDDWGYPVFDVRPLTEDELQHARRAASACPTLAFRLTQGG, from the coding sequence ATGAGCACCACGCTGCGCGTCGAGTGGACCACCTGCACGGCTCACGGGCTGTGCGCGGAGCTGCTGCCGGAACGGGTCCGGCTGGACGACTGGGGCTACCCGGTGTTCGACGTTCGGCCGCTGACCGAGGACGAGCTGCAGCACGCGCGCCGGGCCGCATCGGCCTGTCCCACCCTGGCCTTTCGGCTGACCCAGGGCGGGTAG